A portion of the Mesobacillus sp. AQ2 genome contains these proteins:
- a CDS encoding PTS sugar transporter subunit IIB: protein MNILLCCSAGMSTSLLVTKMQKCAIEQGKQFNIWAVSGDSVHNHLNKADVLLLGPQVRFLLPQLKKLGEESGIPVEVINTVHYGTCNGTEVLKFAEKLVYQ from the coding sequence GTGAACATATTATTGTGCTGTTCAGCTGGGATGTCTACGAGTCTTTTAGTTACCAAAATGCAGAAATGTGCTATAGAGCAAGGCAAGCAATTTAATATTTGGGCAGTGTCCGGTGATTCGGTCCATAACCATCTCAATAAAGCAGATGTACTGCTCTTGGGGCCACAAGTCCGTTTTCTGCTGCCTCAATTGAAAAAGCTGGGGGAAGAAAGTGGAATCCCGGTGGAAGTCATTAATACTGTTCACTATGGTACGTGTAATGGTACCGAAGTATTGAAGTTTGCCGAGAAACTAGTATATCAATAG
- a CDS encoding BglG family transcription antiterminator codes for MLNVRMNSILREFMAADDVITSEYLANIIQVTSRTIRNSIKELNTLLLKHGAEIKSVRGTGYELKIHNDGMFKHFLTELSGDSLNNGDVPTLPEQRIHFLIRRLLLSDRYLKLEELADELFISKSSIQNDLRDVKKIFEKYGIVVEKRPNYGLKLKGDEVKLRYCISEYIFNREESDLGLLNSGISMLSRDEMQTIRSIILDQVRENKISLSDIALNNLIIHIAIACSRIRNEKYVMLFPNELQEIICQKEYGVATEILKKISESLNVEFPQSEIAYIAIHLLGTRMMANLKITEKDICSFVDQEIYQLTEKVLETIEQKLMLGIKDDKELFVSVCLHLKPAINRFRFGMNLRNPMLEAIKSHYPIAFQAGILAGICIKEETGYNIEENEVAYLALHIGASMERMNNKTQVKRCLIVCASGVGSAQLLYHKLKSRFGYKLQVAGTTEYYKIKEFPFDTIDFIVSTIPITENLPVPVIQVNTILEGNDLSKIKKILDDYPDQKVEYLKKELVFLQQDFETKEEVLNFLTDELLKQGLIDEQFLPAVLEREAVSPTCFGNLVAIPHPIMPQTNETFWAICTLKKPIDWDEKRVQFVCLLSVKKSSKEDLVNMYSLLIKVVDDSNMVYQLLRCKSFREFHSIFLSKKE; via the coding sequence ATGCTAAATGTCCGGATGAACAGTATTTTAAGAGAATTCATGGCGGCAGACGACGTGATAACCAGCGAATACCTGGCAAATATTATTCAGGTAACCTCCCGAACAATCAGAAATAGCATAAAAGAATTAAATACCCTGCTTTTAAAACATGGTGCTGAAATAAAGTCTGTCCGAGGCACAGGATATGAGCTGAAGATACATAATGATGGAATGTTCAAGCATTTTTTGACTGAACTTTCCGGGGACTCACTGAATAATGGGGATGTACCAACACTTCCGGAACAACGTATCCATTTTCTGATTAGACGGCTTCTTTTGTCTGATCGATATCTTAAATTGGAAGAATTAGCTGATGAATTATTTATCAGTAAATCTTCAATCCAAAATGATTTGCGAGATGTTAAAAAAATATTTGAGAAATATGGAATAGTAGTAGAAAAACGTCCCAATTACGGCCTCAAGTTAAAAGGGGATGAGGTAAAACTAAGGTATTGTATTTCTGAATATATTTTTAACCGAGAAGAATCTGATTTAGGTCTATTGAATTCTGGAATTTCTATGCTGTCCAGGGACGAAATGCAGACAATAAGGTCTATTATTTTAGACCAAGTTCGGGAAAACAAAATATCCCTTTCAGATATCGCATTAAATAACCTGATCATCCACATTGCAATTGCCTGCAGCAGGATACGAAATGAAAAGTATGTAATGTTATTTCCAAATGAATTGCAGGAAATTATCTGTCAAAAAGAATATGGGGTGGCCACAGAAATCCTTAAGAAGATCAGTGAAAGTCTTAATGTGGAGTTCCCCCAATCTGAAATAGCCTATATTGCCATCCACTTATTAGGAACCAGGATGATGGCCAATTTGAAAATAACAGAGAAAGATATTTGCAGTTTCGTTGACCAGGAAATTTATCAGCTGACTGAAAAGGTATTAGAAACGATCGAACAAAAGCTTATGCTTGGCATCAAAGACGATAAAGAGTTGTTTGTAAGCGTGTGCCTGCATTTAAAACCAGCGATTAATCGTTTTAGGTTCGGAATGAATTTGCGGAATCCTATGCTTGAAGCGATAAAGTCACACTATCCAATCGCTTTCCAGGCTGGTATACTGGCTGGGATTTGTATTAAAGAAGAAACTGGATATAACATAGAAGAAAATGAGGTAGCCTATCTGGCCCTCCATATTGGAGCTTCAATGGAGAGAATGAATAACAAGACTCAAGTAAAACGTTGTCTTATTGTTTGTGCATCAGGTGTGGGAAGTGCCCAACTATTGTATCATAAACTAAAATCACGATTCGGCTATAAACTGCAGGTGGCTGGCACTACTGAATACTATAAGATCAAAGAGTTCCCTTTTGATACAATCGACTTTATTGTTAGTACGATTCCAATAACAGAGAACTTACCTGTTCCGGTGATCCAAGTAAATACAATTCTCGAAGGAAATGATCTCTCGAAAATTAAAAAAATCCTGGATGATTATCCTGATCAGAAAGTAGAATATTTGAAAAAAGAGCTGGTCTTCCTTCAGCAGGATTTTGAAACAAAGGAAGAGGTGTTAAACTTCCTGACGGATGAATTATTGAAACAAGGGTTGATTGACGAACAATTTTTACCGGCTGTATTGGAAAGGGAGGCGGTATCGCCAACTTGCTTTGGAAATCTCGTAGCAATTCCACATCCAATCATGCCTCAAACAAATGAGACCTTCTGGGCGATTTGTACACTAAAAAAACCTATCGATTGGGATGAGAAGCGGGTACAATTTGTATGTTTATTAAGTGTAAAGAAAAGCAGCAAGGAAGATTTGGTTAACATGTACAGTCTTTTGATCAAAGTTGTCGATGACAGTAACATGGTATACCAATTACTAAGGTGCAAATCTTTTAGAGAGTTTCATTCCATTTTTCTTAGTAAAAAAGAATAG
- a CDS encoding glycoside hydrolase family 15 protein, whose protein sequence is MRKKPYLIDGIIGNSKMLVSLTKDGQLQRLFWPHIDFSQHMNRFYTGVHVDGEENETVFMHEDGWKYEQKYEGDTNILTTAAVQEESGFTIRQTDYVVPGKDTFVRNYRIKNISDFSRKVSFVIYSDFTVDDRVRFNTVLFNQEEDCLVHYHREYAFAVGSTFEAAQYQSGLALDASKTNKMNGKEIMNKTDGSVSWNLGMLEPGEEVELPIFIAAGHTVEDAICELREAKHTGAEALYKKTAAYWENYLKQAKQLDIKDSKTRDVYIRSLLAFKLLNDEEKGGFIAGPEVDEDYDYSGGYAYCWGRDAAYIANAVDKAGYHGTVSKFYNATTELQSEDGSWQQRHYIDGKLAPTWGLQIDESGSILWGIHQHYLESGDEQFLQGIWPAVQKGAEFINSFIDPETNLPMPSKDLWEKRDGEHLYSAAAVYGGLAGSAELARKFDRGDLADKWERTAHLIKATIEEKCWNESSDSYLRGLKLAVDQKSYEEAKSAGKLTLVEYNKKGYPTYRVWEDPVVDVSLLGLNVPFNMLPENDQRMMKTAETIERILTSPIVGGIERFPGDVYIGGNPWILTTLWLAQYYVRIGKYEKSREYLKWSVSQANHLGLLPEQIDKKTGEPAWVMPLTWSHAMYVLTVIALEEKGELD, encoded by the coding sequence ATGAGAAAAAAACCGTATCTGATAGATGGTATTATCGGGAATTCAAAAATGCTCGTTTCATTGACAAAGGATGGGCAGCTGCAGCGGCTTTTTTGGCCGCATATCGACTTTTCCCAGCATATGAACAGGTTTTATACAGGTGTTCATGTTGATGGAGAAGAAAATGAAACGGTGTTTATGCACGAGGATGGCTGGAAGTACGAACAGAAGTATGAAGGCGATACAAATATTTTAACAACAGCAGCGGTACAGGAAGAAAGCGGGTTTACCATTCGGCAGACGGATTATGTGGTACCTGGAAAAGATACTTTTGTCCGGAACTATAGGATTAAGAATATCTCTGACTTTAGCCGAAAAGTGTCTTTTGTCATCTATTCAGATTTTACCGTAGATGATCGTGTCCGTTTCAATACTGTGCTCTTCAATCAAGAAGAGGATTGTCTTGTGCATTATCACCGCGAGTATGCATTTGCGGTCGGAAGCACATTTGAAGCTGCTCAATATCAAAGTGGCCTGGCCCTGGATGCATCAAAAACCAATAAAATGAACGGTAAAGAAATCATGAACAAGACGGATGGCTCCGTATCATGGAACTTAGGCATGCTTGAACCGGGGGAAGAAGTGGAGTTGCCAATCTTCATTGCAGCAGGTCATACAGTGGAAGATGCAATTTGTGAGCTGCGAGAAGCAAAACATACAGGTGCAGAGGCGTTATATAAGAAGACTGCTGCTTATTGGGAGAATTACCTTAAGCAAGCGAAGCAGCTTGATATAAAAGATTCGAAGACCAGGGATGTTTATATCCGATCTTTATTGGCTTTTAAACTTCTAAATGATGAAGAGAAGGGTGGCTTTATTGCTGGTCCGGAAGTGGATGAAGATTATGATTATTCTGGTGGATATGCATATTGCTGGGGTCGTGACGCAGCTTATATCGCAAACGCGGTGGACAAGGCTGGTTACCATGGTACAGTCTCAAAATTCTACAACGCCACCACGGAACTGCAAAGTGAAGACGGATCATGGCAACAGCGTCATTATATTGACGGTAAGCTTGCACCTACCTGGGGTTTGCAAATTGATGAAAGCGGGTCTATCCTTTGGGGAATCCACCAGCATTATCTTGAGTCAGGAGATGAGCAGTTTTTACAGGGTATTTGGCCAGCAGTGCAAAAGGGTGCTGAGTTTATCAATAGCTTTATCGATCCTGAAACGAATCTCCCCATGCCCAGCAAGGACCTTTGGGAGAAGCGGGATGGAGAACATCTCTATTCTGCAGCGGCCGTTTATGGAGGCTTAGCAGGCTCTGCAGAACTGGCAAGAAAATTTGACCGAGGCGACCTGGCTGATAAATGGGAGCGCACTGCCCATTTAATCAAGGCGACAATCGAAGAGAAGTGCTGGAATGAATCTTCAGATTCCTACTTAAGGGGATTAAAACTGGCAGTGGATCAAAAAAGTTATGAAGAGGCAAAATCCGCAGGAAAGCTAACATTGGTAGAGTATAACAAAAAAGGATATCCGACCTACCGCGTATGGGAAGATCCTGTAGTAGATGTAAGTCTGCTTGGCTTGAATGTCCCTTTTAATATGCTGCCAGAAAACGACCAAAGAATGATGAAAACTGCCGAAACGATTGAGCGAATATTGACCTCTCCAATCGTTGGCGGGATTGAACGTTTTCCGGGAGATGTATATATCGGAGGCAACCCGTGGATCTTAACTACCCTTTGGCTTGCCCAATATTATGTGCGAATCGGTAAATATGAAAAGTCCCGCGAATACTTAAAATGGTCAGTTTCTCAGGCAAACCATCTAGGACTTCTGCCTGAACAAATTGACAAAAAGACAGGCGAACCTGCCTGGGTAATGCCGCTTACCTGGTCTCATGCAATGTACGTGCTTACTGTTATTGCACTTGAAGAGAAAGGTGAATTAGATTAA
- a CDS encoding carbohydrate ABC transporter permease, giving the protein MNKRAGASFYLFLAVFVFLVMFPFIWVFLTSIKPPGEIFSSFAWFSENPTIESYLSALTTRPLLTYMKNSFIVSTLTTLIAVVFASFAAYALTRLPIKFKGLILGIVLASSMFPHIAIISPIYNFVTDFHLRNTYMGLVIPYITFSLPLAIWLLSTFFQKIPHELEESAKMDGATPFQTFRKVIFPLAAPGVFTTAILVFITAWNEYLFALTINSQESSRTIPVGISLYQSDYTVPWGDITAATVIVTIPIVILVLLFQRRIVSGLTSGSVKG; this is encoded by the coding sequence ATGAACAAGCGAGCAGGAGCATCATTCTATCTATTTTTAGCAGTATTTGTCTTCCTTGTTATGTTTCCGTTTATCTGGGTTTTTCTGACTTCAATTAAACCGCCGGGAGAAATTTTCTCATCATTCGCCTGGTTTTCCGAGAACCCAACAATTGAATCCTATCTATCTGCCTTAACAACGAGGCCTTTGTTGACGTATATGAAAAATAGTTTCATAGTTTCTACTTTAACTACCCTGATAGCGGTAGTATTCGCTTCCTTTGCTGCCTATGCCTTAACGCGGCTGCCGATTAAATTTAAAGGATTGATCCTGGGTATTGTGCTTGCGTCATCAATGTTCCCTCATATTGCGATAATTTCACCAATCTATAATTTTGTGACAGATTTTCATTTAAGAAACACTTATATGGGGCTTGTTATCCCGTATATTACGTTCAGTTTGCCGCTAGCTATTTGGCTGCTGTCAACATTTTTTCAAAAGATTCCTCACGAGCTGGAGGAATCTGCAAAAATGGATGGGGCAACACCGTTTCAAACTTTCCGCAAGGTGATTTTTCCCTTGGCCGCACCAGGGGTTTTCACAACTGCAATCCTTGTTTTTATAACAGCCTGGAATGAATACTTATTCGCCCTGACAATAAATTCACAGGAGTCATCAAGGACCATTCCTGTAGGGATTTCTTTATATCAGAGTGATTATACAGTACCGTGGGGAGATATTACTGCTGCAACAGTGATTGTGACCATACCGATTGTCATCCTTGTTTTGTTATTCCAGCGGAGAATTGTTTCAGGGTTAACATCGGGTTCTGTCAAAGGGTAA
- a CDS encoding sugar ABC transporter permease produces the protein MMVLPSLILIIGIILWPISLSFWNSLFDYRLNDPAKSQKMVSEHIDLERYANNYYYLSSSLEELEASSNDSESKKAISEIKDRIEGYHDQLLENPEMKGKYNQVNDLIASFKPVVDDDLKYAKIESDLAEDYKATLRDSINSIQQLKLEEEQEGSLADMKEQMKATDEAILESNFIGLANYSHYFQEKRMWKSLANTGVFTVISVFFELVLGLMIALLINRAFFGRGIIRASVLIPWAIPTAVSAMMWKYLYDGQSGIIAHYFEQFGLISSAGDLLTTSTGAMFSIIFTDVWKTTPYMSLLLLAGLQTIPSSLYEAAEVDGANKIQQFFKITLPLLKSSILVALLFRTLDAFRVFDLIYVLTGGGPANSTEAITVYAYKTLFSQQNFGAGSVLSVIVFLSVALISVIYIKFIGSDLFEGKMK, from the coding sequence ATGATGGTTCTGCCTTCACTCATATTGATTATTGGAATTATATTGTGGCCAATCAGTCTTTCATTTTGGAATAGCTTATTTGATTACAGGTTGAATGATCCTGCAAAGTCGCAGAAGATGGTATCGGAACATATTGACTTAGAAAGATATGCAAACAATTATTATTACTTATCCAGCTCCTTGGAAGAATTAGAAGCAAGTTCAAACGACTCTGAATCCAAAAAAGCGATTAGTGAAATCAAAGATCGTATTGAAGGTTATCATGATCAACTATTAGAAAATCCAGAAATGAAAGGGAAATATAATCAGGTTAATGACTTGATTGCTTCCTTTAAACCAGTAGTCGATGATGATTTGAAATACGCAAAAATCGAGAGTGACCTTGCAGAGGATTATAAAGCAACTCTGCGGGATTCTATAAATTCTATCCAGCAATTGAAGCTTGAAGAAGAGCAAGAAGGCAGTCTGGCTGATATGAAAGAACAAATGAAAGCAACTGACGAAGCGATACTTGAATCGAATTTTATCGGCCTTGCAAATTACAGTCATTACTTCCAGGAAAAAAGAATGTGGAAATCACTGGCGAATACAGGTGTTTTTACAGTGATTTCAGTATTCTTTGAGCTGGTTCTCGGATTAATGATCGCTCTATTGATCAACCGTGCTTTCTTCGGCAGAGGAATCATCAGGGCCTCTGTACTTATACCATGGGCGATTCCGACTGCTGTTTCGGCAATGATGTGGAAATATCTTTACGACGGACAATCAGGCATTATTGCTCATTACTTCGAACAATTCGGCCTCATATCCAGTGCAGGGGACTTATTGACGACTTCAACAGGTGCTATGTTCTCAATTATCTTCACCGATGTATGGAAGACCACCCCGTACATGTCATTGCTCCTATTGGCAGGTCTGCAAACAATTCCGTCCTCATTATATGAAGCGGCAGAAGTGGATGGGGCAAACAAGATTCAGCAGTTCTTTAAAATTACCCTGCCATTATTAAAATCATCCATTTTGGTTGCATTACTATTCAGGACACTGGATGCATTCAGGGTGTTCGATTTGATCTATGTATTGACTGGCGGCGGGCCTGCAAACTCCACAGAAGCCATTACGGTTTATGCTTATAAAACTCTGTTTTCACAACAGAATTTTGGAGCTGGTTCGGTCTTATCCGTCATCGTTTTCCTATCCGTAGCGTTAATTAGTGTTATTTATATCAAATTTATTGGATCCGACCTATTCGAAGGGAAAATGAAATAA
- a CDS encoding ABC transporter substrate-binding protein, giving the protein MSKKKKIFGLVSSATLALSLAACSSTDSNEKASSDKEKKPSSEEVVKITYARGADTTGSTEKLIEAFEKAHPNIDVEYQEMPNSSGQQHDQYVTAFSSKSTEIDVFDADVVWPAEFAQANYALELDRLIEKDGIKMEDYFPGTVQAGKFSGKQWAMPKYMDAGLLYYRTDIVKEAPKTWDELIAAAKEGNGKEGTKFGYALQANQYEGLVVNAIEFIESYGGQVIDENNKVVIDSPESVKGLTKMVEIVNADFMPNNILTFSETETETAFIEGQTVLARNWPYMSKSAADKERSKVLDKVGFAVLPSGDAGSAATLGGYMTMINRYTDEPEAAWEFVKFMTGADGQTISAVEGGRAPTLKDLYEKEEVKSATPLFGNEEFIKVLHSAVPRPITPNYPEVSDIMQIEVSKALTKEITPEQAVKNMQEKMEKALK; this is encoded by the coding sequence ATGTCAAAGAAGAAAAAAATCTTCGGTCTTGTATCTTCAGCCACATTAGCCCTTAGCCTGGCAGCGTGTTCATCTACTGATTCCAATGAGAAAGCCTCATCGGACAAGGAAAAAAAGCCATCATCTGAAGAGGTTGTAAAAATCACTTATGCACGTGGAGCAGATACTACAGGAAGCACAGAAAAGCTAATTGAAGCGTTCGAGAAAGCCCACCCAAATATAGATGTCGAATATCAAGAGATGCCAAATAGCAGCGGACAGCAGCATGATCAATATGTTACTGCTTTCAGCAGCAAGAGTACGGAAATCGATGTTTTTGATGCAGACGTTGTTTGGCCAGCCGAATTCGCCCAGGCTAACTATGCATTGGAGCTTGACCGTCTGATTGAGAAAGACGGAATCAAGATGGAAGACTACTTCCCGGGAACTGTGCAGGCAGGGAAGTTCAGCGGCAAACAATGGGCAATGCCAAAATATATGGATGCAGGTCTTTTGTATTACCGTACTGATATTGTAAAAGAAGCTCCAAAAACCTGGGATGAACTAATTGCGGCTGCTAAAGAAGGCAATGGCAAGGAAGGCACTAAGTTTGGCTATGCACTCCAGGCAAACCAATATGAAGGATTGGTAGTAAACGCAATTGAGTTTATTGAATCCTACGGCGGCCAGGTAATCGATGAAAATAATAAGGTGGTCATTGATAGCCCTGAATCTGTTAAAGGTCTTACCAAAATGGTTGAAATCGTGAATGCTGATTTTATGCCAAATAATATTTTGACCTTCTCAGAAACAGAAACTGAAACGGCCTTTATCGAAGGACAAACTGTTCTTGCTCGTAACTGGCCTTACATGTCTAAATCAGCAGCTGATAAGGAACGGTCAAAGGTATTGGACAAGGTAGGTTTTGCTGTTCTTCCATCAGGTGATGCGGGTTCAGCTGCTACTCTGGGCGGTTATATGACGATGATTAACCGTTATACAGATGAACCAGAAGCGGCATGGGAATTCGTGAAGTTCATGACAGGAGCAGATGGACAAACTATTTCTGCTGTAGAAGGCGGAAGAGCACCGACTTTAAAAGATTTATATGAAAAAGAGGAAGTAAAGAGTGCTACTCCATTGTTCGGCAATGAAGAGTTTATCAAGGTATTGCATAGTGCAGTTCCAAGGCCGATTACACCGAATTATCCAGAAGTCTCAGATATTATGCAAATTGAAGTATCCAAGGCACTGACAAAAGAAATCACTCCTGAGCAAGCTGTTAAGAACATGCAGGAGAAAATGGAGAAAGCTCTGAAATAA
- a CDS encoding LacI family DNA-binding transcriptional regulator, whose protein sequence is MSEQRITIKEVAELAGLSRATVSRVINNYPHISEDKKRAVKNAMEQLGYYPNSSARRLRNRKTETIAVLINRITNPFFSKLIEAMEIAAMNSGYQLIVCQTRYSKTRELQYLDMLKAKKVDGIILASIENDWSEIEPYQNFGPLILVNEFHREAKVPTIYADQVIGGYIAVKHLLDLGHEHIAYCIGDLKTSVGKGRMEGLIKAHEEFGKHFDEHALFKGVYTVEDGKKAFHQLPKKITAVFVGGDEAAAGIIAEAKLFGVRVPEDLSVVGFDDQPISELIDPAITTVHQPIGEMGEQAVKVMIEKINNDDAPLEYESYVFPLQLVERNSATEKR, encoded by the coding sequence GTGAGCGAACAACGAATTACCATTAAGGAAGTGGCTGAGCTTGCCGGTCTATCGAGAGCTACTGTCTCTAGGGTAATCAATAATTATCCTCATATCTCAGAAGATAAAAAGCGTGCAGTAAAAAATGCGATGGAACAGCTTGGATACTATCCTAATTCCTCAGCTCGCAGATTGCGAAATAGGAAGACTGAAACGATTGCTGTCTTAATCAATAGGATTACAAACCCATTCTTCAGTAAGTTAATCGAAGCGATGGAGATTGCGGCAATGAATAGTGGCTATCAGCTGATTGTATGCCAGACGAGGTATTCAAAAACGAGAGAGTTGCAGTATTTGGATATGCTTAAGGCAAAGAAAGTTGATGGGATAATTCTTGCATCCATTGAAAATGACTGGAGTGAAATCGAACCGTATCAGAATTTTGGCCCTCTCATTCTAGTCAACGAATTTCACAGGGAGGCGAAAGTGCCGACCATTTATGCTGACCAGGTAATTGGCGGGTATATCGCTGTAAAGCACTTGCTGGATTTAGGGCACGAGCATATTGCTTATTGTATAGGTGACTTAAAGACAAGTGTTGGGAAAGGCAGAATGGAAGGTCTCATTAAGGCACATGAGGAGTTCGGCAAGCACTTTGATGAACATGCACTTTTTAAAGGTGTCTACACGGTAGAGGACGGTAAAAAAGCTTTCCACCAATTACCGAAAAAAATCACAGCCGTGTTTGTTGGCGGGGATGAAGCAGCAGCTGGCATAATCGCAGAAGCAAAGCTTTTTGGCGTCAGGGTTCCTGAGGATTTATCTGTAGTTGGTTTTGATGACCAGCCAATATCCGAATTGATTGACCCTGCTATAACCACAGTGCATCAGCCGATAGGTGAGATGGGAGAACAGGCTGTAAAGGTTATGATTGAAAAGATCAATAACGACGATGCACCGTTGGAGTATGAATCTTATGTATTTCCCCTTCAACTGGTGGAACGAAATTCTGCAACGGAAAAAAGATGA
- a CDS encoding alpha-glucosidase, with protein sequence MKKKWWKEAVVYQIYWRSFYDSDGDGYGDLRGVIKKLDYIKSLGIDVIWLNPFYESPDRDNGYDISDYYRVMEKAGDMAIFQELVQEIHNRGMKVIMDLVVNHTSDQHPWFLESCSSKDNPKRDWYIWEDPKEGKEPNNWRSYFAPSCWELDSATGQYYYHSFAVEQPDLNWENPELRNGIYKMMRFWLDKGIDGFRMDVINLLAKREDFSDAENPYDISYLANNPGIHDYLQEMNREVLQHYDAMTVGEIPFVTPTEGLLYVDEDRNELNTLFHFQVADEMPTWDMIRFKRIQSSWYDGLKGKGWNSQFLNNHDHTRQVTRYGNDEEYREQSAKLLATMIHTLPGTPYIFQGEEIGMTGVRFDSIEDYNDIAMRNKYHEEVAKGRDPQEVFESLLLLSRDNSRTPMHWNDAPQAGFTNGEPWIKVNPNYKDINVEAALKDQDSVYYYYKKLISLRKENEVMVYGDYQDLLPDDENLFVYTRSYKGVTWLIVLNHSDEQQTFVFPEELQQRGKQLIISNYQPKTQSGENLLDPHEARVYQIIES encoded by the coding sequence ATGAAGAAAAAATGGTGGAAAGAGGCTGTTGTTTACCAGATTTACTGGCGAAGCTTTTATGACTCCGATGGTGATGGATATGGGGATTTGAGGGGAGTAATCAAAAAGCTTGATTACATCAAAAGCCTTGGAATCGACGTGATCTGGCTTAATCCTTTCTATGAATCTCCAGACCGTGATAATGGGTACGATATCTCTGATTATTATCGTGTAATGGAAAAGGCTGGTGACATGGCTATTTTTCAGGAATTGGTCCAGGAAATCCATAACCGTGGCATGAAGGTGATCATGGACTTAGTCGTCAACCATACATCTGATCAGCATCCATGGTTTCTGGAATCCTGCTCTTCTAAGGATAACCCCAAGAGGGACTGGTATATTTGGGAGGATCCAAAAGAGGGCAAGGAGCCGAATAACTGGCGTTCCTATTTTGCACCCTCGTGCTGGGAACTTGATTCTGCAACAGGGCAATATTATTACCATTCCTTTGCGGTAGAGCAGCCGGATCTTAACTGGGAAAACCCTGAACTGCGAAACGGAATTTATAAGATGATGCGATTCTGGCTTGATAAAGGAATTGATGGTTTCCGTATGGATGTAATTAATCTTCTTGCTAAAAGAGAGGATTTTTCAGATGCCGAAAATCCATACGACATCAGTTACCTTGCCAACAACCCAGGAATTCATGATTACCTCCAGGAAATGAATCGCGAGGTACTGCAGCATTATGATGCCATGACAGTAGGGGAAATTCCTTTTGTTACGCCAACAGAGGGACTTCTTTATGTCGATGAAGACCGGAATGAGCTGAATACATTATTCCATTTCCAGGTGGCCGACGAAATGCCGACATGGGATATGATCCGTTTTAAGAGAATCCAATCAAGCTGGTACGATGGCTTAAAGGGAAAAGGCTGGAACTCTCAATTCCTGAACAATCATGACCACACAAGGCAAGTGACACGCTATGGAAATGACGAGGAATATCGGGAACAGTCAGCCAAGCTGCTGGCAACAATGATCCATACACTGCCAGGAACTCCTTATATTTTTCAGGGCGAAGAAATCGGGATGACCGGAGTCAGGTTTGACTCCATTGAGGATTATAACGATATTGCCATGAGAAACAAATACCATGAAGAAGTGGCAAAAGGACGCGATCCTCAGGAGGTTTTTGAAAGCCTGCTGCTGTTAAGCCGGGATAATTCCAGAACACCAATGCATTGGAATGATGCTCCACAGGCAGGTTTTACAAACGGTGAACCATGGATTAAAGTCAATCCGAACTATAAGGACATCAATGTGGAGGCTGCATTGAAAGACCAGGACTCCGTCTATTATTACTATAAAAAGCTGATCAGTCTGAGAAAAGAAAATGAGGTTATGGTATACGGAGATTATCAGGATTTATTGCCTGATGATGAAAATTTATTTGTTTACACACGTTCTTACAAGGGGGTAACCTGGCTGATTGTCCTGAACCATTCAGATGAGCAGCAAACCTTTGTATTCCCTGAAGAACTACAGCAAAGGGGAAAACAGCTGATCATCAGCAATTATCAGCCGAAGACGCAAAGTGGAGAAAACCTGCTTGATCCGCATGAGGCGAGGGTTTATCAGATAATCGAATCATAA